The following are encoded together in the Prosthecobacter sp. SYSU 5D2 genome:
- a CDS encoding arylsulfatase, producing the protein MKCLPLLAFLGLALTATASAADKPNFIFILCDDLGYGDVKCLNPEGKIPTPNMDRIAKEGITFTDAHTPSSVCTPTRYGTLTGRYNWRSKLQKSVLGGLSPHLIDTDRLTVASMLKAQGYHTAAIGKWHLGMDWKVKEGQTVSELSIESADQAWSVDFTQPAKNGPNAAGFDYYFGISASLDMVPYCFIENTRVTAQPTEDRALEMVQGESARFTRKGPAAPGFTGYEVLPVLAEKTTSYIAEKAADAKAGKPFFIYLPLASPHTPILPNPEWQGKSGLNQYGDFVMETDDAVGRILKALDDNGLTENTIVIFTSDNGCSPSADYPALLAKGHNPSGKLRGHKADIYDGGHRVPFLVRWPAKIKPGQTTAQLTCLTDFTATAAEITGATIPENAAEDSFSFLPTLLGETGKPARPSLVHHSIQGIFAIREGKWKLALCPGSGGWSDPRPGTEPKDAPPVQLFDMEADLGEKNNLATQKPEIVASLTKKLETLIANGRSTPGANQSNDVPVEMWKKPEPPKKKNTKAKKDKK; encoded by the coding sequence ATGAAATGCCTCCCTCTGCTCGCCTTTCTCGGCCTGGCCCTGACCGCCACGGCCTCCGCTGCTGACAAGCCTAACTTCATCTTCATCCTCTGCGATGACCTCGGTTATGGCGATGTGAAGTGCCTGAATCCTGAAGGCAAGATCCCCACGCCCAACATGGACCGCATCGCCAAGGAAGGCATCACCTTCACCGATGCGCACACCCCGTCCAGTGTCTGCACGCCCACCCGTTACGGCACCCTCACCGGCCGCTACAACTGGCGCAGCAAGCTGCAAAAGTCAGTGCTCGGCGGTCTCAGCCCGCACCTGATCGACACGGACCGCCTGACCGTCGCCTCCATGCTCAAGGCGCAGGGTTACCACACCGCCGCCATTGGCAAATGGCACCTCGGCATGGACTGGAAGGTCAAAGAAGGACAGACCGTCTCGGAGCTCAGCATCGAATCTGCCGACCAGGCCTGGAGCGTGGACTTCACCCAGCCAGCGAAGAACGGCCCCAATGCGGCCGGTTTTGACTACTACTTCGGCATCAGCGCCTCGCTGGACATGGTGCCCTATTGTTTCATTGAAAACACCCGCGTCACCGCCCAGCCCACCGAGGACCGCGCCCTGGAAATGGTGCAGGGTGAATCGGCCCGCTTCACCCGCAAAGGACCCGCCGCCCCAGGCTTCACCGGTTACGAAGTCCTTCCGGTTCTCGCTGAGAAAACCACCTCCTACATCGCCGAAAAAGCAGCCGATGCCAAAGCTGGTAAGCCCTTCTTCATCTACCTCCCCCTCGCCTCACCCCACACCCCCATCCTGCCCAATCCTGAATGGCAGGGCAAAAGCGGCCTCAACCAATACGGCGACTTTGTCATGGAAACTGACGACGCTGTCGGCCGCATCCTCAAGGCGCTGGATGACAATGGCCTGACCGAAAACACCATCGTCATCTTCACCAGCGACAACGGCTGCTCCCCCAGTGCCGACTATCCTGCCCTTCTCGCCAAAGGTCACAACCCAAGCGGCAAGCTGCGCGGCCACAAGGCCGACATCTACGACGGTGGCCATCGCGTGCCCTTCCTGGTCCGCTGGCCTGCCAAGATCAAACCCGGCCAAACCACCGCCCAGCTCACCTGCCTGACGGATTTCACGGCCACCGCTGCAGAGATTACTGGGGCCACTATCCCCGAGAATGCTGCCGAAGACAGCTTCAGCTTCCTGCCCACCCTGCTCGGCGAAACCGGCAAGCCAGCCCGCCCCAGCCTCGTCCATCACAGCATCCAGGGCATCTTCGCCATCCGCGAAGGCAAATGGAAGCTGGCCCTCTGCCCCGGCTCCGGCGGCTGGAGCGATCCCCGCCCCGGCACCGAGCCCAAAGACGCCCCTCCCGTCCAGCTCTTCGACATGGAAGCCGATCTGGGCGAGAAGAACAACCTCGCCACACAAAAACCGGAAATCGTCGCCAGCCTGACCAAGAAGCTCGAAACCCTCATCGCCAACGGCCGCAGCACCCCAGGTGCAAACCAGTCCAACGACGTCCCCGTCGAGATGTGGAAAAAGCCTGAGCCGCCGAAGAAGAAAAACACCAAGGCCAAGAAGGATAAAAAGTGA
- a CDS encoding amidohydrolase family protein — translation MNPIPRRTFLQSSLAAVTTALGTQTAATVQAAPLPASAGIAPPAPGSPFIDVNVTLSHWPFRRLVGDETPDMMERLRKNGVTLAWCGSFDGILHRDIASVNRRLVEECAQHGPGLLMPVGSIHPLLPDWRHDLEQCMRTHGMKAIRLHPNYHAYKLDDPAFLELLEAATKEGLFIQIVAQLEDQRTQHSLMQAAPVDLKPLAAALDKMPQARIMVLNASRVMSMTTLRGLPVWIDIAMLEGVGGVENLLKDWPADKIVFGSHAPFFYWESARLKLQESALSPAQLAAITHGNALL, via the coding sequence ATGAACCCGATCCCGCGCCGCACTTTTTTGCAAAGCTCACTGGCCGCTGTCACCACGGCGCTAGGCACCCAAACTGCGGCGACAGTTCAAGCGGCCCCTCTGCCAGCTTCCGCAGGCATTGCGCCGCCAGCCCCCGGTTCGCCCTTCATTGATGTCAACGTCACCCTCTCCCACTGGCCTTTTCGCCGCCTGGTGGGGGATGAAACGCCGGACATGATGGAACGTCTGCGGAAAAATGGTGTCACGCTGGCCTGGTGCGGCAGCTTTGACGGCATCCTGCACCGGGACATTGCCAGCGTGAACCGCCGCCTGGTGGAGGAATGCGCGCAGCATGGACCCGGCCTTCTGATGCCCGTCGGCAGCATCCATCCCCTGCTGCCAGACTGGCGGCATGACCTGGAGCAGTGTATGAGAACTCACGGAATGAAAGCCATCCGCCTGCATCCCAATTATCATGCTTATAAGCTGGATGACCCCGCTTTTCTGGAACTGCTGGAGGCTGCGACGAAGGAAGGTCTTTTTATCCAGATCGTCGCTCAGCTTGAGGATCAGCGTACGCAGCATTCCCTCATGCAAGCTGCCCCGGTGGACCTGAAGCCGCTTGCCGCCGCTTTGGACAAAATGCCGCAGGCGCGCATCATGGTCCTCAATGCCAGCCGGGTGATGTCCATGACCACCCTGCGTGGCCTGCCGGTGTGGATAGACATCGCCATGCTGGAGGGGGTGGGCGGCGTCGAAAACCTGCTCAAAGACTGGCCGGCGGATAAAATCGTCTTTGGCTCGCACGCGCCATTCTTCTACTGGGAATCGGCAAGGCTGAAGCTCCAGGAATCCGCCCTGTCCCCAGCCCAACTCGCCGCGATCACGCATGGCAACGCCCTATTGTAA
- a CDS encoding sulfatase: MRRLLLTCAGLLATSLSAAPKGPPNIIFLFSDDLTTQSISAYGDERKLLDTPGMDRIAKEGIRFDRCLVTNSICGPMRAVIQTGKYSHLNGYHNNSNSRFDHSQQTFPKLMQKGGYTTAVIGKWHLGEEAAGFDYWHILPGQGIYYNPPMIDNGKKVTHKGYTTDIISDLTLEWLKNRDKTKPFMLMSQHKAPHREWAPALRHLGWDKDRVYPEPPTLFDTYEGRSKAISDHDMGLDRTFTERDAKLIPPAGIDDEQLAQWNAYYEPRNKKFLEAGLSDKELVKWRYQRYMHDYLGTVKAVDEAITKLLNYLDEEGLTENTVIICSSDQGFYLGEHGWFDKRWIFEESLRTPFIVRWPGVAKPGTTNGEIVSLLDLAQTFLDIGGLPQPDDMQGRSLVPLFKGETPADWRKSFYYHYYEFPVPHRVRPHYGVITDRYKLVHYYAPDVDDWELLDRQKDPNETKSFYNDPAYADTVKELKAELTRLQTEVKETVPPPRATHGRKPFDNEPQLPEASKGQGKGKGKKKQAQ; the protein is encoded by the coding sequence ATGCGACGACTCCTCCTCACCTGTGCAGGCCTGCTGGCCACCTCCCTTTCTGCGGCGCCCAAGGGCCCGCCGAACATCATCTTCCTGTTCTCGGACGACCTGACCACGCAGTCAATTTCGGCTTATGGCGATGAGCGCAAGCTCCTTGATACTCCGGGCATGGACCGCATCGCCAAAGAGGGCATCCGCTTTGACCGCTGCCTGGTCACCAATTCCATTTGCGGCCCCATGCGCGCCGTGATTCAGACGGGTAAATACTCACACCTCAACGGCTATCACAACAACAGCAACAGCCGTTTTGACCACAGCCAGCAAACCTTCCCCAAGCTCATGCAAAAAGGCGGTTACACCACCGCCGTCATTGGCAAGTGGCACCTGGGCGAAGAGGCCGCCGGCTTTGACTACTGGCACATCCTTCCCGGCCAGGGCATCTATTACAATCCGCCGATGATTGACAACGGCAAGAAGGTGACTCACAAGGGCTACACCACGGACATCATTTCCGACCTGACCCTGGAGTGGCTGAAAAACCGCGACAAGACCAAGCCCTTCATGCTCATGAGCCAGCACAAGGCCCCCCACCGCGAGTGGGCCCCTGCCCTGCGCCATCTCGGCTGGGACAAGGACCGCGTGTATCCTGAGCCACCCACGCTTTTTGACACCTATGAAGGCCGCAGCAAGGCCATCAGCGACCACGACATGGGCCTGGACCGCACCTTTACTGAGCGCGATGCCAAGCTGATCCCCCCCGCCGGCATTGATGACGAGCAGCTCGCCCAATGGAACGCCTACTACGAGCCGCGTAACAAAAAGTTTCTCGAAGCCGGTCTCAGCGACAAGGAGCTCGTGAAATGGCGCTACCAGCGCTACATGCACGACTACCTCGGCACGGTCAAAGCCGTGGATGAAGCCATCACCAAGCTGCTGAACTATCTGGACGAGGAAGGCCTCACCGAAAACACCGTCATCATCTGCTCCAGCGACCAGGGTTTCTACCTGGGTGAGCACGGCTGGTTTGACAAACGCTGGATCTTTGAAGAATCCCTTCGCACGCCTTTCATAGTCCGCTGGCCCGGCGTCGCCAAACCCGGCACAACCAATGGCGAAATCGTCTCCCTGCTGGACCTCGCACAGACCTTCCTGGACATCGGAGGCCTGCCTCAGCCTGATGACATGCAGGGGCGCTCCCTAGTCCCGCTTTTCAAAGGCGAAACTCCGGCCGACTGGCGCAAGTCCTTCTACTACCACTACTACGAGTTCCCCGTCCCGCACCGTGTAAGGCCTCATTATGGTGTCATCACGGACCGCTACAAGCTCGTCCATTATTACGCGCCTGATGTGGATGACTGGGAGCTTCTGGACCGCCAGAAAGACCCGAACGAAACCAAAAGCTTCTACAATGACCCTGCCTATGCAGACACCGTCAAAGAGCTGAAAGCAGAGCTGACCCGTCTTCAGACTGAGGTCAAAGAAACGGTCCCCCCGCCACGCGCCACCCACGGTCGCAAGCCCTTCGACAACGAGCCCCAGCTTCCTGAAGCGTCCAAAGGCCAGGGGAAGGGCAAAGGCAAAAAGAAGCAAGCCCAGTAA
- a CDS encoding DUF4160 domain-containing protein: MPEISRFFGIRVEMFYDDHLPPHFHARYEGERAAFTLDGGLMEGSFSGQAHRLIREWADLHATELAENWDLAEKHLPLKRISPLT, translated from the coding sequence ATGCCTGAAATCAGCCGGTTCTTTGGAATCCGCGTGGAGATGTTTTATGACGATCATCTTCCTCCGCATTTCCATGCCCGTTATGAAGGCGAGCGTGCTGCTTTTACCCTGGATGGTGGGTTGATGGAAGGTTCCTTCTCTGGCCAGGCCCACCGTCTGATTCGTGAGTGGGCGGACCTGCACGCGACCGAACTGGCTGAAAACTGGGATTTGGCAGAGAAGCATCTCCCCCTTAAACGTATCTCTCCGCTGACCTGA
- a CDS encoding DUF2442 domain-containing protein, translating into MSTIAPTPLSLEDCEVTSLRVTGPHRISLHFRDDYVAELDFADYGHGGGPLRRALSDPALFAEAYLAYGIVSWPNGYDIAPETLRRYAQQGFVG; encoded by the coding sequence ATGAGCACCATTGCCCCCACCCCTCTTTCCCTGGAAGACTGTGAAGTTACCTCATTGAGGGTCACAGGACCTCACCGGATCAGCCTGCATTTCCGCGATGACTATGTGGCGGAGCTGGACTTTGCCGATTACGGGCATGGAGGCGGCCCGTTACGCCGCGCCCTGTCGGACCCTGCCTTGTTTGCAGAAGCCTATCTGGCCTACGGAATTGTCTCCTGGCCAAACGGTTATGACATAGCTCCCGAAACGCTACGGCGTTACGCACAGCAAGGCTTTGTTGGCTAA
- a CDS encoding glycoside hydrolase family 3 N-terminal domain-containing protein has translation MSLGQLLLTGVPGPELDSETAARFKKLQPGGFILFGRNIISPEQVRKLIDDLRDLSHIEPFITIDQEGGRVSRLRLIGEEPPNAQSLRDKGDVKLIKQHGKLTGQILRLFGFNLDLCPVLDISYDDTADNSLKGRCWGRDPQQVINNAGVFNRAMRAEGVLSCAKHFPGYGPAECDPHEFLPVIDKTHPQMLESELLPYTALLPEIDSVMTCHSNYTAYDPDRPRWPASLSHNVCTKLLRDQLGFEGLAMTDDLDMGAILNEVTFEQAIQEAVRAGNDLVMICHRLEMVELARQHLEGVEAPILHDTLVRIEKTKKRLVAPDPFSLDRFAKINRDIWDLRVATLGEELAKNKSIEDGKRSPVELY, from the coding sequence ATGTCCCTCGGCCAGCTCCTCCTCACCGGCGTTCCCGGTCCTGAACTTGATTCTGAAACCGCCGCCCGGTTTAAAAAGCTGCAGCCCGGCGGCTTCATCCTTTTTGGCCGCAACATCATTTCGCCTGAGCAAGTGCGGAAGCTCATTGATGACCTGCGCGACCTTTCCCACATCGAGCCCTTCATCACCATTGATCAGGAAGGCGGCCGCGTCTCCCGGCTACGGCTCATTGGCGAAGAGCCACCAAACGCCCAGTCGCTGCGGGACAAAGGCGACGTCAAGCTCATCAAGCAGCATGGCAAGCTCACCGGCCAGATTTTGCGCCTGTTCGGCTTCAACCTGGACCTCTGCCCTGTCCTGGACATCTCCTATGATGACACCGCCGACAATTCCCTCAAAGGCCGCTGCTGGGGCCGCGATCCGCAGCAGGTCATTAACAACGCCGGTGTCTTCAACCGCGCCATGCGCGCCGAAGGCGTCTTGAGCTGCGCCAAGCACTTCCCCGGTTACGGCCCCGCCGAGTGCGATCCGCATGAGTTCCTGCCCGTGATTGATAAAACGCATCCGCAAATGCTCGAGTCGGAGCTCCTACCTTACACCGCGCTGCTGCCGGAGATTGACAGCGTGATGACCTGCCACAGCAATTACACCGCCTACGATCCCGACCGCCCCCGCTGGCCCGCCAGCCTGAGCCACAATGTGTGTACCAAATTGTTACGCGACCAGTTAGGCTTTGAAGGCCTGGCCATGACCGATGACCTGGACATGGGCGCCATCCTCAACGAAGTCACCTTTGAACAGGCCATCCAGGAAGCCGTCCGCGCCGGCAATGATCTCGTCATGATCTGCCACCGTCTGGAGATGGTGGAGCTCGCCCGCCAGCACCTCGAAGGGGTCGAAGCCCCCATTCTTCACGACACCCTCGTCCGCATCGAGAAGACCAAAAAGCGCCTCGTCGCCCCCGATCCTTTCAGCCTCGACCGCTTCGCCAAAATCAACCGCGACATCTGGGATCTCCGCGTCGCCACCCTGGGTGAGGAACTGGCCAAAAACAAAAGTATCGAAGACGGCAAACGGTCGCCTGTGGAGCTGTATTGA